From Daphnia pulicaria isolate SC F1-1A chromosome 4, SC_F0-13Bv2, whole genome shotgun sequence, one genomic window encodes:
- the LOC124336182 gene encoding uncharacterized protein LOC124336182, which yields MAHFSAVSLTQVVLLLVFMCWTPSSTSAAFSLEEEFLQLKENYIQMKQAVTSLESTAIEQQAKVTQLEAQLELNNELRQDLALRVIQLEAKNVKLEVKIQDQERRLTSLLEAAELPVSTDSKLFPVKKEISIRSTGKSGSPRTCRELQATDPSLSSGMHWIDPDGQGVGDDPIYVYCDMTSGSTSILHNSESSLNVGHCAEAGCYSRSINYNSSMGQIKALMELSTECHQSIRYDCNFAPFESNGVAYSWWNDREGNAQYFWSGSNAGGVHTCQCGIDGNCVDPVAKCNCDALAPLQLVDDGVITDKNVLPVTRLNFGQTQLETSSGVHTLGQLVCTATFSGLPKSCQDLRLIGHTLNGFYSVMGSAKMESVYCDFTKLSGDEGFQKWIGFADIKSAPVYFYVQRNSHFFTRDTPITFDFARVNEGNAMDLTSGIFTAPRPGIYFFSFTGKGRQSSSSFVCTLYLNGNYIGSSIVYEDPLPVDQSTPLTLQSTLSLKKGDQVWVGIWYYSGTSSYLYDDIRHYTHFTGFMLEEEIVASL from the exons ATGGCGCATTTTTCTGCAGTCTCACTCACCCAAGTTGTTTTGCTGTTGGTTTTCATGTGTTGGACGCCAAGTTCGACTAGCGCTGCCTTTTCCTTGGAGGAGGAATTCCTACAACTGAAGGAAAATTat attcaaatgaaacaagcCGTGACAAGTTTGGAATCGACAGCGATTGAACAGCAGGCAAAAGTGACACAACTGGAGGCGCAACTCGAACTAAAT AATGAACTAAGACAAGATTTGGCATTGAGAGTAATACAATTAGAGGCCAAAAATGTCAAactggaagtcaaaattcaggaTCAAGAAAGAAGATTAACTTCACTGTTGGAAGCGGCTGAACTTCCAGTTTCCactgattcaaaattatttccagttaaaaaagaaatttcaattcgaTCAACTGGAAAGAGTGGAAGCCCAAGGACATGCAGAGAACTTCAAGCGACTGATCCTTCACTTTCATCCGGAATGCATTGGATCGATCCGGACGGACAAGGTGTCGGCGATGACCCAATTTACGTTTACTGCGATATGACATCAG GATCGACCTCAATTCTACACAATAGTGAATCTTCTTTAAATGTGGGCCACTGCGCCGAGGCCGGGTGCTATTCACGATCCATCAACTACAATTCGTCAATGGGACAAATCAAAGCTTTGATGGAATTATCCACTGAATGCCACCAGTCGATTAGA taCGATTGCAACTTTGCCCCATTCGAGTCAAATGGCGTCGCCTACAGCTGGTGGAACGACAGAGAAGGAAATGCGCAATACTTTTGGTCCGGAAGTAACGCTGGCGGAGTTCACACCTGCCAGTGCGGAATTGATGGAAATTGCGTCGATCCTGTGGCGAAATGCAATTGCGATGCTCTTGCACCACTTCAGTTAGTCGACGATG GTGTCATTACCGACAAAAATGTTCTGCCCGTCACTCGTTTGAATTTCGGACAAACTCAACTGGAAACTTCATCAGGCGTCCATACGCTTGGCCAACTCGTGTGCACAGCGACTTTCAGTGGACTGCCAAAGTCGTGCCAAGATTTGAGGTTGATTGGCCATACCCTGAACGGATTTTATTCCGTCATGGGATCGGCGAAAATGGAATCGGTTTACTGCGATTTCACTAAACTCTCGGGCGACGAAG GTTTTCAAAAATGGATCGGATTCGCCGACATCAAATCAGCACCCGTCTATTTCTACGTCCAGCGAAATTCTCATTTTTTCACACGTGACACTCCAATTACGTTCGATTTTGCGcgggtgaacgagggaaacgCTATGGATTTGACGTCGGGAatattcacggcaccgcgaccgggaatttatttcttctcttttacgGGAAAGGGGCGTCAATCATCTTCATCGTTTGTATGTActctttatttgaacgggaatTACATCGGGTCGAGTATTGTTTACGAGGATCCTTTACCCGTTGATCAATCTACTCCGTTGACcctccagtcgacgctgagcttgaaaaaaggcgatcaaGTCTGGGTGGGGATTTGGTATTATTCTGGTACATCCTCGTATTTGTATGACGACATCCGCCACtacacccatttcacgggtttcatgttggaggaggaaattgtggcGTCCCTTTGA